From the genome of Kluyveromyces lactis strain NRRL Y-1140 chromosome F complete sequence:
TTCAAGATCCAGGATCCAAAATCCCGGCATTGATCTTTGAAGAGGTGAAAAATGTCGACTTCCGTACGCTTTATCCATCGTTTACATTATCGGATACGCAATTTTATTTCACACAATTGTTAACTGCTTTAGACTATTGTCATTCGATGGGTATCATGCATCGTGATGTGAAGCCTCAAAACGTCATGATTGATCCTAATGAACGTAAGCTAAGGTTGATCGATTGGGGATTAGCAGAGTTTTACCATCCGGGAGTGGATTATAACATCAGGGTGGCGTCTCGTTATCACAAGGGACCTGAACTCTTGGTGAGCTTAAACCAATACGATTACTCTTTAGATTTGTGGGCTGTCGGATGTATGATAGCAGCTATTGTTTTCAAGAAGGAGCCATTTTTCAAAGGAAGCACGAATGCAGATCAATTGGTGAAAATTGCCAAGGTACTTGGTACGCAGGAGTTATTCTATTACTTGAAACATTACGGATTGGATCTTCCTGCAGAATACAACGATATCATGAAGAACTACGAACGGAAACCATGGAGCTATTTCGCCAATGATAAGACGCCGTTGGCTGTGGACGAAATAATTGATTTGATCGACCATTTACTACGTTATGATCACCAAGAGAGATTAACTGCAAAAGAAGCCATGGAGCataaattcttcaaaaaagaTTTCTCATAGTGTATGCCTAAACGGTAATATATATCTGTTTTCTCATCTCtctatcatcaaattttcttttccctCTTATCTTCCATTTATGGTTAACTTTGGGggattcttcttctgtctTTGATTGCTTTCCAATTAAAAGCATGTATACTAATAACATATAATTAATACAACACCTGAAAAAGAGGACAGAAACACATGTCTCTTTTGCTTAAGATTTAAAGAAGATGTAATATTATGATAGTCGTTAATTCATTAAAAAGGATATATAATTAATAGGTGTAATAGCTACCAAACctgaaagaaaaggctCTTACTAGCGCAGGCGCAGAGAGAGAGACACTACTATAAGTAGGAAAGGAAATAGACCAAAGGAATATGAAACAGGGTGGAAATAGTTACAAAAACCCATGATCGAAACTATTATTGCGGTGAAAGTTCAGTGatgagaattgaaaatgccattattattagtCTATATTTCTCAATCACAGGGAAAAAAACAATCTTTTGGTATCAAATGCGTAAAGATCCCAGACCTTTGACGGATTTCGTGTAGTATGCTGTGTTAGTGGATGGGATTTTTTAAGAGGTCAGATTTCTTGGGCGAGTCAGATTACAGTTCCATTTCGTAATCTTCATCGTTTTCCTCGTCACTGTCGTGGACATCAAGAATGAAGCAATCCTGCCTCATAATCATTTCGTTGGCCCATGTATCGTTGATGGCACTAGTTCCATCATAAATGACACCACTATGATCGATCTCTCTTGTGCGAACACTATCATCGAACCTTATGTTCTTATTGTTCGAGTGGTGGGAGGGTGGAGAACCGAAGCCAGAAGAATTAGTCTTTACCAAAATAGGCTTGctattttcaaagatggaTGAAGCATCTGAATTGGTTGGGGAAGAAGAGTAATTGTTATACGATTGAGAATAAGACTCCAAGTCGGAGTCCATGTCCATAGCAGAGAACATAGAATCGGGTGACGATTTCTTCTTAGGAATCAACTGAGTAGCAGCAACACAATCATCCGATAACTGAGGCCCATATAGTACAGTCATATCATTTTCCTTATTCCAGTTAATACGTAAAGGATCGTACTTGTTTTCATTACCGTTCAACTGGAAGTTCTCCATCGACCAACGCCTCCATAGACAATGGTGTAgtcttttcaaatagtAGTTATAATCAGATTCATCTTCCTGGGAACAACTAGGCAACCTGAGCACTTTATGTTTACCGACTTTCAATAAAACTTTCCAAGTCTCACAGATAGCATAAGTTTCTTGGAAATTGTGATGGAAATAATCGATAGCTGGCTTATTCAAATTCGTAACATTATCTAGCAGCAAAAGGTTTTTCCGGATAATAATCGTATCGTCCAAACTATTGGATATCATTGTAAAGGATATGTTAGATGTGAGTCGTTACTATCACCTTGCAGATAAGAAATATATTAGATGGTAGAAGAAGTAAATCAACAAACGGATTaattgaacaaagataCACTTATGGTGCtcttatatataaaaaagCCTTCGACCTTTGAACAATAACTactatttcttttgtagTTTGTTCAACCGTTATATAATTTACAAATCTTTTCAGAAAGAATATAATATTCAGATAAAGAGACACCAGGAAGCATGGAAAACTCGCAATATATGAATTTCAAGAACCCGGTATTTAACACGCCGGTGCACCGTTTCTTGTGGTCGAACAATTTGGACCGGAAAGGTGAACCCACTCCGATTTATCTAAGGTACCACAGACAATAGAGCTACAATACTATATTTCCAAGCGTGTCAGCAGTGTCAATTCAGAGTCATCCAACTGAGATTCCAACCAGACCCCGGTACTTTTCCCAGTGGTTGGTTACCTGAatctaaaagaaaaacaataTGGAGCTTTCACTGTAATTATTTGcagaaaaagagaaaaacaGCCAAAAGAGGTTGCTCGGAAAAGTGGTTCTCCTTTCCGCAGCTAGAATGTGCAGTAGAAAACGGTtatttttccaaagaatAGTGGGGCGGGAATCCGAAAAAATCATAAaattgttttttctttctatgGTTCTCTTAGAATCACAAGGGGggacaagaagaaaaacatcTACGAGACCTATGTATTACCCGGGCTGATGCCCGGGtgtgttttctttttcttcgcTTATTGCTTTTCCTTTCGGAAAGATCTGTACGGGGCGACCTGTTGTTTCGATGGGGAGCCAGAAAAGTTTTTCCGACTGGTTGGAGAAGGAGATTTGACAGAAATAAAACAGCTTGAGTATCCAGCTCTAGCGGAGGTGCGCAGTGGGTGTCGTAGGAAGAAGCGGGAAAAACGGCAGTGTTGTTTTTCCGGGATTCGTCTCGTAAGGTTTTTCCGAATGGTGTGAGGAACAACTTGATGGTGAGACTTTTTGGAGATCTCAGTTCGTCACATTACGTAGTGGTAATAAATCGTGTTGATCTGCACACGTCTCtgtttttgttgttgtcGTTAGTGATTGATAACAGTTGAATGTAGTTTCACTGTggttttcttcttttccgTGCATTTTTGTTTAATACTTGTTGGCTCCATCGTTGTGTCATTTGTTtaccatttgaaaaagataGGTGCCTCCCGCCGTCATTTCGTCAGGACCAAAGGCGAACCGATAAATGGGGGGTAAACTGCGTTTCAGAGGGgaaaaacagaaaaaaaagaacaagtCACGTGGGCGGATTCTATATGCACTGTTACCCCGTCTTTCTGTgatttttgtatttttacCTATGGACGTATCTAATGATAGTACTTTCTCCTATTTAAATCACCTTTCACGAACTTTCTCGTCTCTCATCTCCAAGCgatcttgaagaaaaaaatttttttcacatctcatcgcatcgAAGCTTGGACTATTTaaaaaacatgaaaaaatcaagtgaaaaatttttaATAGTTCTT
Proteins encoded in this window:
- the CKA2 gene encoding casein kinase 2 catalytic subunit CKA2 (highly similar to uniprot|P19454 Saccharomyces cerevisiae YOR061W CKA2 alpha' subunit of casein kinase II), encoding MSTLQPSALNKKSKRVYSVARVYQDACEKRPQEYWDYEQCVMIDWGKISNYEVIKKIGRGKYSEVFKGKSVLNDIPCVIKVLKPVKMKKIYRELKVLTNLTGGPNIIGLLDIVQDPGSKIPALIFEEVKNVDFRTLYPSFTLSDTQFYFTQLLTALDYCHSMGIMHRDVKPQNVMIDPNERKLRLIDWGLAEFYHPGVDYNIRVASRYHKGPELLVSLNQYDYSLDLWAVGCMIAAIVFKKEPFFKGSTNADQLVKIAKVLGTQELFYYLKHYGLDLPAEYNDIMKNYERKPWSYFANDKTPLAVDEIIDLIDHLLRYDHQERLTAKEAMEHKFFKKDFS
- a CDS encoding uncharacterized protein (some similarities with uniprot|P36155 Saccharomyces cerevisiae or YOR062c uniprot|P36025 Saccharomyces cerevisiae), coding for MISNSLDDTIIIRKNLLLLDNVTNLNKPAIDYFHHNFQETYAICETWKVLLKVGKHKVLRLPSCSQEDESDYNYYLKRLHHCLWRRWSMENFQLNGNENKYDPLRINWNKENDMTVLYGPQLSDDCVAATQLIPKKKSSPDSMFSAMDMDSDLESYSQSYNNYSSSPTNSDASSIFENSKPILVKTNSSGFGSPPSHHSNNKNIRFDDSVRTREIDHSGVIYDGTSAINDTWANEMIMRQDCFILDVHDSDEENDEDYEMEL